The DNA sequence AACAATGCTGTCATCTGCTTTAAGGATATTTACCAAGGCTTTGTATTGATTAATATTAGTCTCAGAATAGTCACAACCACTTGTGAGACTAGTTGCAGTATTGGTAGAGTCACTCAAAGCTGTAATGTCAGCAAGTGAAAAACTTATTGTAATTAATGATTGAATAGGAGGAGTTGGGTTCGGTATTTCTGCTACAAGATCTTCTTTGTGGCATCCGCATAAAAAAAGAAAGAGTAAGAAGAAATAAGCTTTAACCATGTTACTAATATTCAAATACTGATGTGTTTTCATGGTTGAATTGGTCAAGGAAGTAGGTTCATTAAGATGAAAACTTCACATCATCTTGTCTGTATAGGTAGGTGTATTAGTGTGATTAGTTTTAGTTGATTAAAGAAAAACTTCCAGCCCTAAAGTAGCCTTTCTGACTGGAAGTTATTTATGTCAATAAGTCAATGGATTATTCAGGGTTGTGGTTGATTGGTACAGTAATCAGACCGTTACAATCTTTCATAATGGCATTTACATCACCTCTACCTTCAGATGTTCCATAACGAGTAGTTAAAGACCACTTGAACCAACCTGAGATACCATAAGCCCAATACTTGTTATAGTTTGTGTCGCTTACGATACCAATCTTGTTGCTGGCACCTGCACCGCACAAGAATTTAGAATATGGATCTTCTGTGATGATAAACTCTTTGGAGTCACTTTTTAGCGTAGTCTCAACAAGTTTGTATCTATCCCAATCCTCATAAGGCTGAGGTAAATAGCAGCTTAACTCCAGTTTTTTGTAATCAGAGTCAATAAGTTTCAGTTTCATTCTGAAAGCAAATATACCATCTACTTTATTGTCTTTTTCTTTTACATATCCCTCTATGATTTTAAATGTAACTTCTCTGTCATAAATCATTTCAGTTTTCTTTGTTACAGTAACTCCGCACTCATTATCACCTTTATAAGCAATGAAGTTCAGGTTTCCTTGGTCTTTGAAGTTTAGGATTGTAAGCAGGTGATCAGCATCGTTACCTTCACATTTTACATTATAATCACATGCTTCTACTGTACCTCTTGTAGCCTCAAGCAAGCAGATAGGTTCGCCTTCACAAGTGCCTAACTCTCCTTCGTCACAAGCATCAGGGTTTACGTGTACAACTCCAATGTTGTCACTGTTTGGAAAGTAGTTGACATCCATTCCAAATGCTTCTTTGAATTTATCTCTTAGGTCAGTTGCTTGACGGTCTCTGACTTTACAAACTTCTTCATAAGTTAGGTCAATATGGTACGATTCAAGAGGCTCAACTTGTGAATAAGCTTCGCTGAATGAATTATCGCTGCCTACATAGCCTTCCATAACAGGGTAAGTGTAAATCCAGATTTCAAATCCTTCATCACAACCGTCATGTACAGGCAAACATAAGAAATCAGGATTGCCCCATTTGTCAACCAATTGCGAACCACCGTTACCTACAGGCTTCGAGAAAACTTTATCAACATAGATGATTTCACCATCACACTTTCTCTTTACAATACCTTTCATGCCTGCGACTTGGTGCTTGTTGTTTTCGTCACAGTAGTTTGTAAAGAAGTATATGCGTTTGATAGGAATTGGCTCGAAATGGAAAAAGATATAACCATAGTTTGACAGTACATCTTCTTCTCCAAGACAAAGTACTTCAAGGTTTAAATGGTTCTTACCTCTTTCGAATACGTCAAAATTGAGATCATTCTGAACGAAATCAGCATAAGGGCTATCTCCAAGCGGCAACAACATGATCGGTTCATAAGTACCGTCACCTTGCTTCTCTTTTACAATAAACAGAGATATATCATAGTTGCCTGGAGCAAGATCAAGTCCTTTAAGAGAATACTTATCACCATTTACTCTGTCGATTTCTAGTTCAAATACTTTGTCAGTAAATGTTAGGCCCAAGCAAACCTTATAGTTTTCTAGGTGCTCCAAGTCAATCAAGTTGTCACACTCTCCAAAATGATACTCTTTTGTAGTGGTTCTAGCGTTGGAAAGGTCTGCTGCTGAGAATGTGAGTTCTACAGGAATACTTGATGGGTTCGCAGCATCATCTTCCTTCTGACAGGATGTAAAGGCTACCAGCAATGCAGCTAATAGCAACATTAGGTTTGAAATTTTTTTCATTTTAAATAATTGTAATTGGTTTGGTTGAAATGATAATTGAATAGTAATAGTTAGTGCAAAAGCACAGTTTGTTAGAAATACCTATTCTTTAACAGGTTATTCTGAATTGGAATTTTGGATATTAAAGAAAGGTAGGTAGCAGTGTTTGTTGGTGTGTTTTGGCTTCTGGTTAAAAGTTTAGTGGAACAATCGTTTAATTATTTGAATTGGTTGATTTCAGTAATGCTAGTTGTAAGAATATATCCAAATGTAAGAGGATCCAGATTGGGCACCATTGTAAAAAAACGACGAATGCAGGGTGTTATGATTTGTTAAATTCAAAACACTTTGTTTAGAACTGATTTCGTAGAAAAACTGTCGCTTTTTTACAGTAATGCCTCAAAAAATGGGGTTTTTATTTATGCAATAACGGGGGATAAAAAAAACGGCAATAAGCCGTTTTCCTAAAAATCATCTTCTACTATTTCCTTTACCCTGCCTACAGTACCATCGTCCAGTCTTACCTTGATGCCATGAGGGTGGTTGGGTGATTTGGTCAGGATTGCTTTTACAATTCCTTCAGTCAGCTCGCCTGTTCTTTGATCCTGTTTCTGAACAACTCTGACGAGCATTCCTTCCTTGATATTTTTTCTTACAGTTCCGTCCACTTTAATACAGGTTTTGTTACCAATACTGCAATTTCAGAAATTCTGAATAAGCCCAAAGGAATAGTTGGAATTTGGCAAGTAGGTTTTGTGGCGTTTTTTGATTTAAAATGGCTTTTAATGACCTTAAAAGTGTGATTTGGTGAGGATTGTCAATAGTGTTGTTGATGGTTGTTATTCTTTAATTTTTTTTAAAAATAATCATATTTTTTTCTTGACTGACTCCATTTCGTGTACTTTATTGCTACTGCAAACAACGAACAAAAGTGCTGATCAGCTAAGTTTGAAGTTGCTTTATTTGTGGTGTTTTAGGCTCTGAATCTTCTGTGTTGTACTGGGGGGCCGTGAACTGTTGTTTTGAAGATTCGCAGTCTGACTTGTAAACCTTAAAACTTCAAAAGGTCATGAAAAAAATAACAAACTGGGATGAACTTAAAGATGTCCTGAAAGGTGGTGAGTGGGATGTTGATTGTGTAATTGAAAGAGTTGGGGAGGATAGAATGCCATTCTATATTGGACAGTTTTCAAAGAAAGAAAAATTGGAGCCAACTTTTGTTGAATTGAGTCAGCACTTCGGGGATTGTATGAAGCACTGTGAGGGAAGTCACCTTACCTTACATTAATCAATAAATAGGACAAGTCTTTCTGAATACTTAATATAGAAAAAGACCTTTGACTGCATGTAAATGAAGTATGCAGCCTAAAGGTCTTTTTTGTTTTACAGGTTGTGTCCCATTTCATCATATGAATCTTCAGGGGCATCAAGCCTAATATTGATGATAGGTTTCTGGACTGCCAAGTTATTTGGATATGAAACCTGATTGCCACGCTCATCAAGAATCCTGACGTTGAAAAGGTTGATGTCAATTACTTCCCCTTCAATTGAGTTATCCCCATCCTGAATTCTGATTTTTTCTCCAATTTTAAAAGGGTAGTTGAAAAACAGTACCAAAGAAGCTGTGATATTGCTTAATATTGACCATGAAGCAAAGAATGCTACACCTATTACGGTGAAAAAAGAAACAAAATATACGGACAGACCATGGAAGGAGACTTCCCAGATAATAGCTACTATCGTTATAGTCAAGACAAATAGAAGAAAATCACTTGTCTTGCGGACGTATGTTTGCCTTTTGAGGGAATAGTTGTGCCTTTCGACATAAGTGCCGATTAATCTTCGGGTTAAAAACCTTAATAAAAGTGACAGCCCTAAAGCCAAAGCTGTAAGTATAATCTGAATGTCGGTAGTACTCATATTTGTATTTTGTTTTTGAAAAGCAAATATAGTATTTATGCCGCTTTGGAAAGCTTATGGTATCGTAATTTCAACTTGATATTCTATGCAAACTTCACCTCAGATTCAATTAATAAATTATAGCCGCGAAAACTATACGGAGCTTCAGACTGATAGCACCGAAGAAATTGTCAACTCACTCAATCAGAACGGAGGATTGGTGCATTGGGTGAATATCCAGACCTTGGATAGACATGTGGTTAAGGCTGCTGAAAAGATCTTCAAGTTCCATCAACTGACTACAGAGGATATTCTAAATACCAATCACTTACCCAAGTTGGATGTATTTGAAGACCATTGTTTCCTGATTATGAAAATCTTTACCTATTCTGAAGGGAAGAAAAGGTTTGACTATGAGCATGTTGGTGTATTGCTGTTTGAAGACAGCCTTTTGCTGCTTCAGGAATATCCGGGAGATATTTTTGATACGGTAAGACTAAAGATCAAAGAGGGGAGTGGCAGTATCCGAAAAGGTAAGTCAGATTATCTGTTCTATGTGCTAATAGATACTTTGGTAGATCATTACCTCGAGATTATGGAAGAAATGAGGGAACGCGCTGAGCGGATGGAAAACAGTCTGCTGGAAGGGGAGGATTCTGTTACGCTGAACGAGATTATCAAGATGAAGCGGCAGATGAACCGTATGCGAAAGTTTACTTTTCCACTTATTACAGAGGTTAAAAAGATCAAGACAGAGCCTCCAAGCTTTTTTGATAAGTCCACACTCACTTATATGGAAGATGTCTTTGACCATCTTTACTTGTTGAACACGAACTTTGAGTACTTGCGAGAGCGACTGATGGACTTGATCAACCTGTATCATTATAAGCTAAGCGAAAACACCAACCAGGTAATGAAAGTACTTACCGTGGTTTCAACGATTTTTATTCCGATCACTTTTGTGGCAGGTCTGTATGGAATGAATTTCCAAGATATGCCTGAGCTTGGATGGAAGTATGGCTATCCAGCCGCAATGGGAGTGATGGCTGCTATTGCGGGAGGAATGATCTACTATATGAGGCGCAAAGGTTGGATGTAAGTAAAAAGGCTTGAATGGTTTTCTCATTCAAGCCTTTTTATTTTAATGTGAGTGATGGATTAGGATTATTTCGTCCTTTAGGGCAGAATATGGCAATGGGATGAATCTCATAGCTATTTTATAAAACCCTTTCAGGACAAAGTATGTCAACGATTGACTTTAGTCCATCGTCGTGTAAATGATATTTTCAGCCCTGAAAGTGTAGCATAATCCGTAGTTCACGTTACTTTAATGTCCTATATCATATTCCTTTAGCTTATTGTAAAGGGTTTTTCGGTCAATTTTAAGCAATTCTGCTGCCTTGCTTTTATTTCCATCACAGGCTTTCAAGGCATTTTGGATGGCGATTTTCTCAGCATGTTCAGTGGCTGATTTCAAATCAGGGCCAGGTATGTTGTCTGAAAGGGTAGAGGCCATAGCTGAACTGTCTGTCATTTCGAAAGGTAACACATCCTTTGGTATCTCTTTTCCTTCTGTAAGCAATGTTGCCCTTCGGATAACGTTTCTCAACTCTCTCAGGTTACCCGGCCAAGGATAAGCCATAAATACCCTGATTACTTCTTCTGAAAATGATTCTACATTGCTACCCACATCCTTGTTTGCTTGCTCGAGGAAGAAATGGGCATAATGCATAATGTCATCAGGCCTTTCCCTTAAAGGTGGGATATGGAAGCTAAATTCATTGATACGATGGTAAAGGTCTTCACGGAAACTACCTTCATGAGACTCTTGTAACAGGTCTTCGTTGGTGGCCGCAATAA is a window from the Limibacter armeniacum genome containing:
- a CDS encoding YwbE family protein, whose amino-acid sequence is MDGTVRKNIKEGMLVRVVQKQDQRTGELTEGIVKAILTKSPNHPHGIKVRLDDGTVGRVKEIVEDDF
- a CDS encoding mechanosensitive ion channel domain-containing protein, whose translation is MSTTDIQIILTALALGLSLLLRFLTRRLIGTYVERHNYSLKRQTYVRKTSDFLLFVLTITIVAIIWEVSFHGLSVYFVSFFTVIGVAFFASWSILSNITASLVLFFNYPFKIGEKIRIQDGDNSIEGEVIDINLFNVRILDERGNQVSYPNNLAVQKPIINIRLDAPEDSYDEMGHNL
- the corA gene encoding magnesium/cobalt transporter CorA — encoded protein: MQTSPQIQLINYSRENYTELQTDSTEEIVNSLNQNGGLVHWVNIQTLDRHVVKAAEKIFKFHQLTTEDILNTNHLPKLDVFEDHCFLIMKIFTYSEGKKRFDYEHVGVLLFEDSLLLLQEYPGDIFDTVRLKIKEGSGSIRKGKSDYLFYVLIDTLVDHYLEIMEEMRERAERMENSLLEGEDSVTLNEIIKMKRQMNRMRKFTFPLITEVKKIKTEPPSFFDKSTLTYMEDVFDHLYLLNTNFEYLRERLMDLINLYHYKLSENTNQVMKVLTVVSTIFIPITFVAGLYGMNFQDMPELGWKYGYPAAMGVMAAIAGGMIYYMRRKGWM